A region of Pseudomonas putida DNA encodes the following proteins:
- a CDS encoding class I SAM-dependent methyltransferase, whose product MMLAPDQAQADQALLQLGKRLRADGYHFTCVTPATHARNNAREGARQARNLRDVFGWSRPFTPSLLSADELHQMQRAQALGQRGELMISKVRWSSLDDLLLLHSAYPTHASDAVFFGPDSYRFARVIHDQLQRCPTRIEHAIDIGCGSGIGALLIARAAQHAQVSAVDINPLALRYTAINAALAGISNVSVEPSDLLGGVTGTFDLIVANPPYMLDLSARTYRHGGGALGAELSLRIVEQTRERLSAGGTLLLYTGVAIVEGRDALLEAVRLRLAGPQWSWVYREIDPDVFGEQLAEHGYEHVERISAVALTVTRNG is encoded by the coding sequence ATGATGCTCGCCCCAGATCAGGCCCAGGCCGACCAGGCGTTGCTGCAGTTAGGCAAGCGCTTGCGTGCGGACGGCTATCACTTCACCTGCGTAACGCCGGCAACTCATGCCCGCAACAACGCCCGCGAGGGTGCCAGGCAGGCCAGGAACCTGCGCGACGTGTTCGGCTGGAGCCGACCGTTTACGCCTTCGCTGCTCTCGGCCGACGAACTGCACCAGATGCAGCGTGCGCAGGCACTGGGTCAACGCGGCGAACTGATGATCAGCAAGGTGCGTTGGTCAAGCCTGGATGACCTGCTGCTGCTTCACTCGGCCTACCCGACACATGCCAGTGACGCGGTCTTTTTCGGCCCTGACAGCTACCGCTTTGCCCGCGTCATTCACGACCAGCTGCAGCGCTGCCCGACGCGCATAGAACATGCGATCGATATCGGCTGCGGCAGTGGTATCGGGGCATTGCTCATCGCCCGCGCTGCGCAGCATGCACAGGTCAGCGCGGTGGACATCAATCCGCTGGCGCTACGCTATACCGCTATCAACGCGGCCTTGGCGGGTATCAGCAATGTGTCTGTGGAGCCCAGTGACTTGCTAGGCGGTGTTACCGGCACCTTTGACCTGATCGTGGCAAATCCACCCTACATGCTCGACCTCAGTGCGCGCACTTACCGGCACGGCGGGGGGGCGCTCGGCGCCGAGCTGTCATTGCGTATCGTCGAGCAGACCCGCGAGCGCCTGAGCGCTGGGGGCACCTTGCTGCTCTATACCGGGGTTGCGATTGTTGAAGGCCGTGATGCGTTGCTTGAGGCCGTTCGCCTGCGCCTGGCAGGCCCGCAATGGTCCTGGGTCTACCGGGAAATCGACCCCGACGTGTTCGGCGAGCAGCTTGCCGAGCACGGCTATGAGCACGTGGAGCGCATTAGCGCTGTTGCACTTACTGTCACCCGTAACGGCTGA
- a CDS encoding iron-containing redox enzyme family protein, producing the protein MTVMTCKSTAQQRSKTASHSLQQRYQNLLQGHDATSAAWLDEQIARVEHCPDDLPAHPSELPAWSAQHAAEVAQAYAQYLQQRRQGGPRRFFSNRAHALWFLQQIAPTKAVDGAWLHGTLKHWRDPRYHGLIRTYLEELGNGDPRCNHVLIYQRLLSRLGCLDLPQLDDSRYLQGALQLALGQHCDAFLPEVLGYNLGYEQPPLHLLITTYELAELGIDGHYFQLHVTIDNAASGHAHLSIQALRQLCPAEHQQRFYQRVRHGYRLNDLGIAATTLVAEFDLQGQLFAALERKRQYGQFMHSDHCRLQQRTVNQWLAEPGGIAAFVDALQTQGWIRRAENPVNSRWWKLIDGPAAVMFGVFTAYEKQLWHDWIADDWQANHRRVMPGSWDINLPPDDSPIASQGAEPLDALVQRMAGNRHASPEGLLATQAFVNATGLVQEGCH; encoded by the coding sequence ATGACAGTGATGACCTGCAAGAGCACTGCCCAACAACGGTCCAAGACCGCAAGCCATAGCCTGCAACAACGCTACCAGAACCTGCTGCAAGGTCACGATGCCACAAGCGCTGCGTGGCTGGATGAGCAAATAGCCCGCGTCGAGCATTGCCCGGACGACCTCCCGGCACACCCCTCAGAGCTCCCCGCGTGGAGCGCACAGCATGCCGCTGAGGTAGCACAGGCCTATGCCCAATACCTACAGCAGCGCCGCCAAGGTGGGCCACGTCGGTTTTTCAGCAACCGCGCCCATGCGTTGTGGTTCCTGCAACAAATTGCGCCGACCAAAGCGGTGGATGGCGCCTGGCTGCACGGCACCCTGAAGCACTGGCGCGACCCGCGCTACCATGGGCTGATCCGTACGTACCTGGAAGAGCTGGGTAATGGTGATCCACGTTGCAATCACGTGTTGATCTACCAACGGCTACTGAGCCGGCTTGGCTGCCTGGATCTGCCACAGCTGGATGACAGCCGCTATTTGCAAGGCGCCCTGCAATTGGCTCTGGGGCAGCACTGTGATGCGTTTTTGCCCGAAGTACTGGGTTACAACCTGGGCTATGAGCAGCCACCCCTGCATCTGCTGATCACCACGTATGAACTGGCTGAGCTGGGCATTGACGGCCACTATTTCCAACTGCATGTGACCATCGATAACGCCGCCAGTGGCCATGCACACCTGTCCATCCAGGCGTTGCGGCAACTCTGCCCGGCAGAGCATCAGCAGCGCTTTTATCAGCGTGTGCGGCACGGTTACCGGTTGAACGACTTAGGCATCGCGGCTACCACCCTGGTCGCCGAATTCGACCTCCAGGGCCAGTTGTTCGCCGCCTTGGAGCGCAAGCGCCAGTATGGGCAATTCATGCACTCCGACCATTGCCGCCTGCAACAACGCACCGTCAATCAATGGCTGGCCGAACCGGGTGGCATTGCGGCCTTCGTCGATGCGCTGCAGACCCAAGGCTGGATCCGGCGTGCAGAGAACCCTGTGAACAGCCGCTGGTGGAAACTCATCGACGGGCCTGCAGCGGTCATGTTCGGCGTATTTACAGCCTACGAAAAGCAGTTGTGGCACGACTGGATCGCTGACGACTGGCAGGCCAACCATCGGCGCGTGATGCCGGGTAGCTGGGACATCAACCTGCCACCGGACGACAGCCCTATTGCCAGCCAGGGGGCAGAGCCCCTGGATGCCCTGGTGCAGCGCATGGCCGGCAACCGTCACGCGTCGCCGGAGGGGTTATTGGCCACCCAGGCGTTCGTGAACGCCACCGGCCTGGTTCAAGAAGGGTGTCATTGA